One window of the Lycorma delicatula isolate Av1 chromosome 3, ASM4794821v1, whole genome shotgun sequence genome contains the following:
- the LOC142321692 gene encoding receptor expression-enhancing protein 5-like isoform X2 has product MLLKKTPIFYVAILFLGVWLVFGYAAQLVCNAIGFIYPAYASMKAIETPQKGDDTKWLTYWTVFALFSFIEYPTDLLLHWFPFYWLVKCVFFVWCFVPLENNGSVIIYHKVIRPIFLQHEEGIDNALSNMAACATKAISKKLADATLNSGAGDE; this is encoded by the exons tggcGATCCTTTTTCTTGGGGTTTGGTTAGTTTTTGGATATGCAGCACAGTTAGTTTGTAATGCAATTGGTTTTATTTATCCGGCTTATGCATCAATGAAAGCTATCGAAACTCCTCAGAAAGGTGATGATACAAAGTGGCTTACGTACTGGACAGTATTTGCCCTCTTCTCATTTATAGAATATCCAACTGATCTACTTCTCCATTGGTTTCCATTTTATTGGTTAGTTAAG tgtgtTTTCTTCGTCTGGTGTTTTGTGCCACTAGAAAATAATGGTTCAGTCATTATTTATCATAAAGTTATCCGTCCCATCTTTCTTCAGCATGAAGAAGGGATTGATAATGCTTTATCAAACATGGCTGCTTGCG CCACTAAGGCTATTTCCAAAAAGCTGGCAGATGCTACACTTAACA gtGGAGCTGGTGATGAGTGA